From a single Lewinella sp. LCG006 genomic region:
- a CDS encoding sensor histidine kinase, giving the protein MQNSQLRFLTYFIMGYMLLAFVWWSFLLFTKNRDAFQAKIELQQIGMAAEGVIKSPMDFYVSERYQELVSAYRKQERMIMGETIFLSLSLLAGIYVIYRGYRREVDASRQQRNFLLSITHELKSPLAGIRLALETIAKRGDQLPLDKRQMLSQRGIKEADRLNKLVEDLLLSARLESAYQFHQEPLDLQELTERIVLQQSQQNPEADIEFICAKPLAMVSGDRQALTSVVINLIENALKYSPPPAKVTVALRQEDKLLHLEVADQGIGINAMDKKRVFEKFYRVGSEDTRKTKGTGLGLFIVKELIRAHHGTIKVRDNQPQGTIFAITLPVMTKKEEQIPSIASYHEQ; this is encoded by the coding sequence ATGCAAAACAGTCAACTTCGTTTTCTTACTTACTTCATCATGGGGTATATGCTGCTGGCTTTTGTCTGGTGGTCTTTCCTGCTGTTTACCAAAAACCGGGATGCCTTTCAGGCCAAAATTGAGCTCCAGCAAATAGGTATGGCTGCGGAGGGGGTGATTAAATCGCCGATGGATTTTTACGTCTCAGAACGCTATCAGGAGTTGGTGAGTGCTTACCGCAAACAGGAACGCATGATCATGGGAGAGACGATTTTCTTGTCGTTGAGTCTCCTGGCGGGTATCTACGTTATTTACCGGGGTTATCGGCGGGAGGTTGACGCCTCCCGGCAGCAAAGAAACTTCCTGCTCTCCATTACCCATGAGTTGAAATCTCCATTGGCGGGCATTCGCCTGGCTTTGGAGACCATTGCCAAACGAGGGGATCAACTCCCTCTTGATAAGCGTCAGATGCTGAGTCAGCGAGGAATCAAAGAAGCAGATCGACTCAATAAACTGGTGGAAGATTTGCTCCTTTCCGCCCGCCTCGAAAGTGCTTACCAGTTTCATCAAGAACCCTTGGATTTGCAAGAGTTGACCGAACGCATCGTCTTGCAGCAAAGTCAGCAAAACCCGGAGGCAGACATTGAATTTATCTGCGCTAAACCACTCGCAATGGTGAGTGGAGATCGCCAGGCACTCACTTCCGTAGTTATCAATTTGATCGAAAATGCTTTAAAGTATTCACCTCCACCTGCGAAAGTAACCGTTGCGCTGCGCCAGGAAGACAAACTGCTGCACCTGGAAGTAGCCGACCAGGGGATCGGTATTAATGCAATGGATAAAAAACGGGTGTTTGAAAAATTCTACCGCGTGGGAAGTGAGGATACCCGTAAAACAAAAGGTACCGGATTGGGGTTATTCATCGTGAAGGAACTGATTAGAGCGCACCATGGAACCATTAAAGTGAGGGACAACCAACCTCAAGGAACTATTTTCGCGATCACACTTCCCGTTATGACCAAGAAAGAAGAGCAAATACCTTCTATAGCCTCTTACCACGAACAATAA
- a CDS encoding response regulator transcription factor — translation MLRILLVEDEENIRETVKLNLELEDYEVVAASDGKKALKYTQEQHFDLLILDVMLPEVDGFQICEQVRLTNRDVPIIFLTAKDTAQDRINGLRKGADDYLVKPFNLEELLLRVERLIQRTSKAPEASPDVYTFGNHTINFATFEAKGSDGTFMLTKKEAMLLKLLIDRKGEVVSRQQILQSVWGYDVYPSTRTIDNFILSFRKYFEKDPRTPEYFLSVRGVGYKFVG, via the coding sequence ATGCTGAGAATACTGTTAGTTGAAGATGAAGAAAATATCCGGGAAACGGTAAAACTCAACCTGGAACTGGAAGACTACGAAGTCGTTGCGGCCAGTGATGGCAAAAAAGCATTGAAATATACACAAGAGCAACATTTTGATTTACTCATTTTAGATGTGATGCTGCCGGAGGTGGATGGTTTCCAGATTTGTGAACAGGTACGATTGACGAATCGGGATGTTCCCATTATTTTCCTTACGGCGAAAGATACTGCTCAGGATCGAATCAATGGATTGCGTAAAGGTGCAGATGATTATCTGGTGAAACCTTTTAATCTGGAGGAACTATTGTTACGGGTAGAACGCCTTATCCAGCGCACCAGTAAAGCACCTGAAGCTTCTCCTGATGTATATACTTTTGGCAACCATACCATTAATTTTGCTACGTTTGAAGCCAAAGGGAGCGATGGCACTTTTATGCTCACCAAGAAAGAAGCTATGTTGCTCAAACTGCTCATTGACCGGAAAGGAGAGGTGGTGAGCCGCCAGCAAATTCTACAATCGGTCTGGGGATATGATGTTTATCCCAGCACCCGCACCATTGATAATTTCATTTTGTCCTTCCGTAAATATTTCGAGAAAGATCCACGCACCCCTGAATATTTTCTGTCTGTCAGAGGGGTGGGTTATAAGTTTGTTGGCTAA
- a CDS encoding SPOR domain-containing protein, with amino-acid sequence MQEELGKYIAVLLYRHDRLNIPGLGSFELSHAPALVDQVQGQVSAPSKAVRFNENLVLDDGLLVDYLQKQNDWTLADAQEWLRASVERIKKSLAQKEIVELPGVGRFFRNFEQQLQFVAESENFNIDAYGLQAVKGQLVQRSREEKIPAATPKTNYSTVTPPKPSPAAGVKADQMAGGIAKWFQRNLLWVLGASIAVVAVAIYLLFLRPNPELPDPVADVPQERLNASPSKSTPLAQADKLAEDNTADTEDDTSAISPSEENGDDLDTEAPTIAPEEHTAVIAVGLFGNPENVQKLMQRLSEDGYAPISRKEGNNTRIGVSVRFADEAELQKLLREIRSSYAKNAFLLSRDGESLR; translated from the coding sequence ATGCAGGAAGAATTAGGCAAATACATTGCAGTTTTATTGTACCGACATGACCGCCTCAATATACCAGGGCTGGGCAGTTTTGAATTGAGCCATGCTCCAGCCTTGGTTGATCAGGTACAGGGTCAGGTGAGCGCACCTAGCAAGGCCGTGCGTTTCAATGAAAATTTGGTGCTAGATGATGGCCTTTTGGTGGATTATTTACAAAAGCAAAACGACTGGACTTTAGCTGATGCGCAGGAATGGCTACGAGCCAGTGTAGAACGCATTAAAAAATCATTGGCCCAAAAAGAAATTGTTGAGCTTCCCGGTGTAGGACGGTTCTTTCGCAATTTCGAACAACAGCTACAATTTGTTGCCGAGAGCGAAAATTTCAATATTGATGCTTACGGCCTCCAAGCGGTAAAAGGCCAGTTGGTTCAACGCAGCCGCGAAGAGAAAATACCTGCCGCCACACCAAAAACAAATTACAGTACGGTCACCCCGCCCAAGCCTTCACCCGCTGCGGGAGTGAAAGCAGATCAGATGGCAGGAGGCATTGCCAAATGGTTTCAGCGCAATTTGCTTTGGGTATTGGGGGCAAGTATTGCTGTAGTTGCAGTGGCTATCTATCTCCTGTTTTTACGTCCCAACCCTGAGTTGCCCGATCCGGTTGCGGATGTACCCCAGGAAAGACTTAATGCCAGCCCTTCGAAAAGCACTCCGCTTGCGCAAGCGGATAAGCTCGCAGAAGACAATACGGCTGATACGGAAGACGATACTTCCGCGATCTCCCCATCCGAAGAAAATGGTGACGACCTTGACACAGAGGCTCCAACGATAGCTCCTGAAGAACACACTGCGGTCATTGCTGTAGGTCTTTTCGGTAACCCCGAAAATGTACAAAAACTGATGCAGCGGCTTTCCGAAGATGGTTATGCCCCGATTTCCCGCAAGGAAGGCAACAACACCCGTATCGGCGTAAGCGTTCGCTTCGCTGACGAAGCAGAACTTCAAAAACTTCTACGAGAAATTCGCAGCAGCTATGCTAAGAATGCTTTTCTGTTGTCGCGAGATGGGGAATCGTTGCGTTAA
- the pulA gene encoding type I pullulanase, translating to MKLVAFFLPSLVLTLLLVSLATCQNQSAVTIYDKYETYPVYDGKDLGLQYRPSASTFKVWAPAAEAMQVKLYDKGIGGTPLDSLAMELGEQGVWSITVQENLLGKYYAFQAKYEGQWNAEVTDPYVKAVGVNGLRGHIIDFRQTDPKNWKDDQRPALNNFNEIIIYELHVRDMTIHLSSGSGYPGEYFGLIEGGTQSPQGEATGLAHFKELGITHVHLIPVFDHRSIDETRLREPQYNWGYDPLNYNVPEGSYSSDPYDGAMRISEFKQMVKTFHDNGIRVILDVVYNHTGQTEASIFNQLVPGYYYRQNAEGGFSNASACGNETASERAMFRKYMVESMRYWVDEYHIDGFRVDLMGIHDIETMNAVAAELHSIDPTIFIYGEGWKAGDSPIDEKQLAVKANTPQLKGIAAFSDDVRDAIKGHVFTHDATGFISGNETLKESIKFGIVAATQHPQVDYGDVNYSKAAWAPQPDQCMTYVSCHDNHTLWDRLTLSRPQATEAEKIAMHKLAGTIVLTSQGVSFLHAGVDFLRTKNGVENSFNSPDAINQIDWSRKHQYREVFDYFRELIAMRKAHPAFRMTSTTDIQKNLEFIDTRDENLVAYTLNGAAVGDSWKRIVVAYNGKDKAQDIKVPGGNWKIVLNDGLINTDGLGQHSGGKLSVARNAALILVEE from the coding sequence ATGAAATTAGTAGCCTTCTTCCTCCCATCGCTGGTACTGACCTTGCTCCTGGTAAGTCTTGCCACCTGTCAAAATCAATCGGCCGTGACTATTTACGATAAATACGAGACCTATCCCGTTTACGACGGTAAAGATCTGGGCTTACAATACCGCCCCTCCGCATCCACCTTTAAGGTTTGGGCACCGGCCGCAGAAGCGATGCAAGTCAAACTTTATGACAAAGGTATTGGTGGCACCCCACTCGATAGCCTGGCGATGGAACTTGGCGAGCAGGGCGTCTGGTCGATCACCGTACAAGAAAATTTGTTGGGCAAATACTACGCTTTTCAGGCCAAATACGAGGGACAGTGGAATGCCGAAGTCACCGATCCTTACGTGAAAGCCGTTGGGGTCAATGGCCTGCGTGGACACATCATTGATTTCCGCCAAACGGACCCCAAAAACTGGAAGGATGACCAACGTCCAGCCCTCAACAATTTCAACGAGATCATCATCTACGAACTACACGTGAGGGATATGACCATCCACCTTTCTTCGGGATCGGGCTATCCCGGCGAGTATTTTGGTCTCATCGAAGGAGGCACCCAATCGCCTCAGGGAGAGGCCACCGGATTAGCGCACTTTAAAGAACTGGGCATCACCCACGTTCATCTCATCCCCGTTTTCGATCATCGTTCTATTGATGAGACACGCCTCCGAGAACCACAATACAACTGGGGCTACGATCCGCTCAACTACAATGTTCCGGAAGGCAGCTATTCTTCCGATCCTTACGATGGCGCGATGCGCATCAGTGAGTTCAAACAGATGGTAAAGACCTTCCATGACAATGGCATTCGGGTCATCCTTGATGTCGTCTACAACCACACTGGACAGACAGAAGCATCTATTTTCAACCAGCTCGTTCCTGGTTACTATTACCGCCAAAATGCGGAAGGGGGCTTCTCCAATGCCAGCGCCTGCGGTAACGAAACAGCTTCTGAACGTGCCATGTTCCGCAAATACATGGTCGAGTCGATGCGCTATTGGGTAGATGAATACCACATAGATGGCTTCCGCGTAGACCTCATGGGCATCCACGATATTGAAACCATGAACGCCGTAGCCGCCGAGCTGCATAGCATTGATCCTACCATCTTTATCTACGGCGAAGGATGGAAAGCAGGTGACAGCCCAATCGACGAAAAACAACTCGCCGTTAAGGCCAACACGCCACAACTGAAGGGAATCGCCGCCTTCAGTGATGATGTACGCGACGCCATCAAAGGGCATGTCTTCACCCACGATGCAACGGGCTTCATCAGCGGCAACGAAACCCTCAAAGAGAGCATCAAATTTGGCATCGTAGCCGCTACCCAGCACCCACAGGTGGATTATGGCGATGTCAACTACTCCAAAGCCGCCTGGGCGCCTCAGCCAGATCAGTGCATGACTTATGTGAGTTGTCACGACAATCATACCCTTTGGGATCGGCTGACGCTCTCACGCCCCCAAGCCACGGAGGCCGAGAAAATTGCCATGCACAAGCTTGCCGGCACCATTGTGCTCACCAGCCAGGGAGTAAGCTTCCTCCACGCCGGCGTAGATTTTCTTCGCACCAAAAACGGCGTAGAAAACTCGTTCAACTCCCCCGACGCAATCAACCAGATCGACTGGAGCCGCAAGCACCAGTACCGCGAGGTCTTTGATTACTTCCGGGAGCTCATCGCCATGCGCAAAGCCCACCCCGCCTTTCGGATGACCAGCACCACTGATATTCAGAAAAACCTTGAATTTATTGATACCAGAGACGAAAACCTGGTCGCATATACCCTGAACGGTGCCGCGGTAGGTGATTCATGGAAACGCATCGTCGTCGCCTACAATGGCAAAGACAAAGCCCAGGACATCAAAGTCCCTGGTGGCAACTGGAAAATCGTTTTAAACGATGGTCTGATTAACACCGATGGTCTGGGGCAGCACAGCGGGGGCAAGCTATCCGTAGCTCGCAATGCGGCCTTGATTTTAGTGGAGGAATAA
- a CDS encoding asparagine synthase-related protein: MINIQIKQQKRVWYALSKGWWTGRVHYQGKWLSPEEVEQSLLKAVSTEALVSLLQQWNGSFALLWTIEDRTYAATDIARSIPLFWSVQVKKITLTNHLAPSDGTLLQIHYDKTFAQTEFIPGHTTLLQGWQQLQAGELLEIHQNRCYLHNYFPHRRPTPLTASPVVLKQQFAQLLEQQIDRLISFAAGRTIVIPLSGGYDSRILLTILQQQQYPALKAFTYGQEGTWEVEIARSVARRLGVEWQFVPYTKELLQTFGDQTWQDFAAFAGNLCSIPQEQDYFALRFLKEMGWLEEDSIICPGYCGDFQAGSYLPEKTFLFNPDNLKTLQDFLFQRFLRYPSPALRQLWQPYLPQAAIDNEHDYVSELEHWVLREYVSKFIVNGVRAYEWFECSWYLPLWDLDFIRFWQQVPNTLRKDMQMYREVLEDNWFRPQELLFPEDQKTKPLFKPLASYLPLNLKRQLKKVLPAKPPTNINGLHQLVPLIQEQLAWPTPDLTKSVNEMIGHWYHEQITK, encoded by the coding sequence ATGATCAACATCCAAATCAAGCAGCAAAAACGGGTTTGGTATGCACTGTCCAAAGGTTGGTGGACGGGGCGTGTCCATTATCAGGGGAAGTGGCTTTCGCCAGAAGAAGTGGAGCAATCCCTATTGAAAGCAGTCTCTACAGAGGCGCTTGTAAGCTTGCTACAGCAATGGAACGGTTCTTTTGCGCTCCTATGGACCATTGAAGATCGTACTTACGCAGCCACCGACATTGCCCGTTCAATTCCTCTATTTTGGTCGGTGCAGGTCAAGAAAATAACGCTAACGAACCATCTAGCGCCCAGCGATGGGACGCTTTTACAAATCCACTACGACAAAACGTTTGCTCAAACCGAGTTTATTCCCGGGCACACTACCCTACTCCAGGGCTGGCAGCAATTGCAGGCGGGAGAGTTGTTGGAAATCCATCAAAACCGCTGCTACCTCCACAACTATTTTCCACATCGGCGGCCAACACCACTCACCGCTTCTCCCGTGGTGCTCAAACAGCAATTTGCGCAATTATTGGAGCAGCAAATCGACCGCCTCATCTCTTTTGCGGCAGGCCGAACGATTGTCATCCCCCTCAGTGGTGGCTATGATTCCCGTATTCTACTCACTATTCTCCAACAGCAGCAATACCCTGCACTCAAGGCTTTCACCTATGGCCAGGAAGGAACCTGGGAGGTAGAGATCGCCCGCTCGGTAGCAAGGCGACTGGGAGTAGAATGGCAGTTTGTACCTTATACGAAGGAGCTTTTACAAACCTTTGGTGATCAAACGTGGCAAGACTTCGCTGCCTTTGCGGGCAACCTCTGTAGCATTCCTCAGGAACAGGATTATTTTGCCTTGCGCTTCCTCAAAGAGATGGGTTGGTTAGAGGAAGATAGCATCATCTGCCCCGGTTATTGTGGTGATTTTCAAGCGGGGAGTTACCTGCCGGAGAAAACCTTTTTGTTTAATCCTGATAATTTGAAAACCCTCCAGGATTTTCTTTTCCAACGTTTCCTTCGCTACCCCTCGCCAGCACTTCGCCAGCTGTGGCAACCTTATTTGCCTCAAGCAGCCATCGACAATGAGCACGATTACGTAAGTGAACTCGAGCATTGGGTACTGCGCGAATACGTCAGTAAATTCATCGTCAACGGCGTACGAGCCTACGAGTGGTTCGAGTGCAGTTGGTACCTTCCGTTGTGGGACCTGGACTTTATCCGCTTTTGGCAACAAGTCCCCAACACGCTGCGAAAAGACATGCAAATGTACCGCGAGGTGCTGGAAGACAACTGGTTCCGACCTCAAGAGCTATTATTCCCGGAAGATCAAAAAACAAAACCACTTTTTAAGCCGCTAGCAAGTTATCTTCCCTTAAATTTGAAGCGCCAACTCAAAAAAGTATTGCCAGCTAAGCCTCCAACGAATATCAACGGTCTCCATCAATTGGTCCCATTGATTCAGGAACAACTAGCGTGGCCAACCCCTGACCTGACCAAATCCGTCAACGAAATGATCGGACATTGGTACCACGAACAGATCACTAAGTAA
- a CDS encoding class I SAM-dependent methyltransferase, with translation MNHFLEERLRSDLVMYEYGSGYSTLYFAQRIAKVYTIEYDQEWFNWLAKELPKNVVATYKALEDNEYVNNIASINESFDIIIVDGRRRNECIKASLAKLKPNGVIILDDTHRKKYQSGYALIEEKGFKKLNFWGFSNGSIDQKCSTLFYRQDNCFDI, from the coding sequence TTGAATCATTTTTTAGAAGAAAGACTTAGGTCTGATTTGGTAATGTACGAATATGGCTCAGGGTATTCCACCCTTTATTTTGCCCAGCGCATCGCCAAAGTGTATACCATAGAGTACGACCAGGAGTGGTTCAACTGGCTGGCCAAAGAACTACCTAAGAATGTCGTAGCTACCTACAAAGCACTGGAGGATAATGAATACGTCAACAATATAGCTTCCATCAACGAGTCCTTTGACATTATCATTGTTGATGGAAGAAGGAGAAATGAATGTATCAAAGCTTCCTTGGCCAAACTGAAGCCAAATGGGGTAATTATTCTCGATGATACCCATCGGAAAAAGTACCAATCAGGCTATGCGCTTATCGAAGAAAAAGGTTTCAAAAAATTAAACTTCTGGGGTTTTTCCAACGGTAGTATTGACCAGAAATGTTCTACTTTGTTCTACCGTCAGGATAACTGTTTTGATATTTGA
- a CDS encoding lipopolysaccharide biosynthesis protein gives MGVIKRQGIKAGIWMYAGVILGFVNGILLFPRILGPEVYGFVQWLFSVTGVLATVGSLGMRSGLVRYFPFFRSAENKHYGFLGFSLLIAHVGLLLLLLLLWLGQGYFFEFFESPENATYLKSSYWLLPLLLIFLVIFDILSSYLMALLRPSVMLFLRDLLSRVITTGLIVWFYFGGLTVDAFLFLFVAKQVILIFGAYVYLKRMGEWHLKIDWTAYPRERLREIGNYNAFNILTGLGGQLVNRIDSIMIPALISFEMNGIYSLFYFVTTIIIMPYEAVRQIITPLIAEAWKDNDLVQIQDLYQRTARGAFAIGLLIFIGIVANLDNAVLLIGAEYAIGTNVAIWLGIGQLIYCMNGYNLAILTLSDQFRWDLLIKLSAVMLNAVTNYLFIIAFGITGAAIATASTICVSNFIYQGLIWKYFKMQPFTKQMVGITLLGGVVYVLQLLVPPLPPHFLVDLGVRSLLILVLFSAGILVFKLVPEANEIWQQGPWRIKK, from the coding sequence ATGGGTGTAATAAAGCGGCAAGGCATAAAGGCCGGGATTTGGATGTATGCCGGAGTAATACTTGGCTTTGTCAATGGTATTTTACTTTTTCCCCGAATCCTTGGCCCGGAAGTTTATGGTTTTGTTCAGTGGTTGTTTTCCGTTACAGGGGTGTTGGCTACGGTGGGAAGCTTAGGCATGAGATCGGGATTGGTACGCTACTTTCCCTTCTTTCGGTCTGCCGAGAATAAGCATTATGGTTTTTTGGGCTTTAGCTTGCTGATTGCTCATGTTGGTTTGTTGCTTCTGTTGCTCTTGCTGTGGTTAGGGCAGGGCTATTTTTTTGAATTCTTTGAGTCTCCTGAAAATGCCACCTATTTGAAAAGCAGTTACTGGCTACTGCCTTTGCTGCTGATCTTTCTAGTGATTTTTGATATCCTGTCGTCCTACTTGATGGCCCTGCTCCGGCCGAGCGTGATGCTGTTTCTGCGTGATTTACTCTCCCGAGTGATTACTACGGGCTTGATTGTCTGGTTTTATTTCGGCGGCTTGACGGTGGATGCTTTTTTGTTTTTGTTTGTGGCTAAACAGGTGATATTAATATTCGGTGCTTATGTCTATTTGAAGAGAATGGGCGAATGGCACCTGAAGATTGATTGGACTGCTTATCCTCGGGAACGTTTGCGGGAGATAGGCAATTACAATGCCTTTAATATCCTTACCGGGCTGGGAGGGCAATTGGTTAATCGTATTGACAGTATTATGATTCCTGCCTTGATCAGTTTCGAAATGAACGGGATTTATAGCCTGTTTTACTTTGTCACAACGATTATTATTATGCCCTACGAGGCCGTCCGGCAAATCATTACCCCTTTGATTGCAGAAGCGTGGAAGGACAATGATTTGGTGCAAATTCAAGATTTGTACCAACGCACAGCCAGAGGTGCTTTTGCTATTGGGCTCCTTATTTTCATTGGAATAGTGGCCAACCTGGATAATGCGGTGCTATTGATAGGTGCGGAGTACGCTATTGGGACGAATGTTGCCATCTGGCTGGGAATAGGGCAGCTCATTTATTGCATGAATGGTTACAATCTTGCCATTCTTACCCTAAGTGATCAGTTTCGTTGGGATCTTTTGATCAAACTCTCCGCTGTGATGTTGAATGCTGTGACCAACTACCTTTTTATCATAGCTTTTGGAATCACAGGTGCTGCAATTGCTACAGCTAGTACGATCTGCGTGAGTAATTTTATTTATCAGGGGTTGATTTGGAAATATTTCAAGATGCAACCTTTTACAAAACAGATGGTGGGCATTACACTATTGGGAGGCGTGGTCTATGTACTACAGTTGCTTGTCCCTCCTTTGCCGCCTCATTTTTTAGTAGACTTGGGGGTAAGATCCTTGCTAATACTGGTGCTGTTTTCAGCGGGCATACTGGTGTTTAAATTGGTACCTGAAGCAAATGAAATTTGGCAACAAGGCCCTTGGAGGATCAAGAAATAG